CACATTACACCCAGGAAAAGATGTCTGACAGGCAGCTGGAGCATCTGCGTGCCTTTATAGAGCACCCCGAAGATGCCAAGTAGATGCTACTGTAGCGCTATCCTCAGGGTATCGCCACTGCCCAAAAAGACCTTTGCATCGTCAAAGGAGGGTGGCCCAAAGGTACCCCGGGCGTTATTGGAGAATCCATAGCGTTCCGTTGGGATGCCAAAAAAGTTTTTATTGAGCTTGCCATCTTCATTCACATCATGCATGACCGCAAGAGCATATTCCCCTTCGGGTAAATCTATCATGAAAGTCAGGGTACCGCTCTCTCTTACTTGAATGACATAACCCTGGGTCATCTGGGACTCATCCAGATAATTCTCGCGTGTGTTGTATGCGGCGATGAGCAAATTCCCGATGGGCTTTTTAATACCACTTATTTCCAACTTCACCTCATTGGGTGTGAGCAACAAAAGGACAATGAGGAGTATGTTGATCATGAAAGGGCTATTTATAAAAAAGCCTGACTTGATCTTTCAAGTCAGGCTTTAATATATTCAAACCTGCAACTCTACGCTGCAGCTTTCTTTTCTGTTTTTTCCAATTTCACGGTTTTTTGCTTCGCTACCTGGATGACTCCCACAGCGTTCAGCACTTTGATCACCTGATAGGTAGGATCAATCTCATGCCATCTCACGCCACCAAAGTTTGGTCTTGAGCCATGCTTGTGGTGATTGTTGTGATAACTCTCGCCCATCATCAGGAAGTCTAAAGGCAGGAAGTTTTTGGAAGTATCTCCCACTTCAAAGTTTCTGTATCCGTAGATGTGTGCAAACCAGTTGATAATGGCTCCGTGGATAGGAGACAACAACCACTGCGCTGGCAACAACAACCACAACCACCATACATCGGCATAAAACCAATATACCATGAAGTATGAAGTGGCCCAGAATAATCTGGAAACCCATGAGCGAGCGAATTTATCAAATGCATGCCACTGCGGCACACCCTCTGTAAATCGCTTGTCTACGTCTACTTTTTTATTAGTAATGTCTGAATAGATGCTTTTGGTCTTCCACATCATCTTAAAGATGGTCTCATCGTACTTCGGTGAGTGTGGGTCATTTTCCGTATCTGCAAAAGCGTGGTGCATTCTGTGCATCACACCATACCCATAAGGACTCAGGTAATTGGAGCCCTGAAATAACCAGGTCAATACGAAGAATACTTTCTCCATGAAAGGACTCATAGTAAACGCTTTGTGCGCTGCGTATCTATGCAGGAAAAACGTTTGAAAGAATAGCGACAAATACCAGTGCGCTATGAAAAAGGTGATAATTACTGCCATTTAATTTGTTTTACTTCTGTTTTGTGAAGGGGTTCTTTCCCTCAGTCATTAGTAAAGACAAAGTCGTGGCTGGTTTGTGACAGAAATCCGAAAAATATTTTCGAAATTATTTTATTTCCTTTTGCTCATCATTCAGATGATTGATCAAATCATCGAAATTTCCATCAGAACAGGCTTTTTGAAAAGCAGAAAAGTATTTTTCAGAGTCGAAAGAATAGGTGAATTTGTCAGTCTCCCGGGCTAGTTTTTCCTTAGCACGGCACACCATCTGGCGACAATGATCCTTCTTCTTATTGAATATCTGCTGTAGCTCATCGTACTCAAAATCGAAACCCTCTCTGAGCAGGTACAATCCACGCTCCAAAGGCCCCAATTTTTTATGCAGCACGCTCAGCATGGCATCCAGCTCCTGCCTAAAGTCCAGGCTGGAGAAGTCTATTTTCTCAAAAAGTTCTGGCAGTTTCACTGATTCTAGGTACTCCTTTTTCTTTTGCTTCAGGCTATTGAGATGATTGAGGCAGTTATTGGTCACCGAGCGAATCAGATAGGCCTTGGTATTCTCTATTTTCTTAGGATCCACCGCCAGATACTTCAAAAAAGCATCCTGCACCATGTCCTCCGCATCGTGCATGCAGCCCAGCATTTTGAATGCAATAGATTGCAGCAGGGGTTGGTATAACGTGATGTTGGCTGAGTGGGTCATGGTATATTTAAAGTGCAAAGTTAACTAAGAAGTGTGAAAACTAAAGCCGGAAGGGCATTACCACAAAATATATTTGAAGATTTGCAATTCGCATAGATTTTAGAGCGTGTTAGAGATACTTTATCAAGATGATCACCTGGTCGGGATCAACAAACCTCCCGGGTTATTGGTTCACAGATCGCCCATAGCCAAAGATGCTGAAGAGTTTGCGGTGCAGCTGCTCCGTGATCAGCTGGAAATGCACGTGTATCCGGCCCACAGGCTGGACAGAAAGACCTCCGGGGTATTGCTCTTTGCTTTGGAAAAAGACATTCACCGCGCCCTGAACCTCCAGTTTGCCGAAAAGACCGTGAGCAAAACCTACTATGCCATCGTACGCGGATTCATCCCGGATGCAGGCACCATAGACTATCCACTGAAGCGGGAAGATGGCAAGGAGCAAGAGGCCGTGACTCATTTTGAATGTGTAGCGAAAGCCGAACTGGATGTTCCTTTTGGCAAACATGCCACCTCGCGCTATTCGCTTGTGAAAGTGAAACCTGAAACCGGCCGAATGCATCAAATCAGGAAACACTTTGCGCACATCCTCCACCCCATTATCGGCGATCGACCACATGGGTGTAACAAGCAGAACAAACTTTTCAAAGAAAAATGGGATCTGATGGAAATGATGTTGCATGCTCATGAACTCACATTTATCCACCCGCAGAGCAGTTTACCTGTCACCATCAAGGCCGGCTTTCCAGACGAATTTCGCCGAATGATGATGCTTATGGAGTTTGAGATTCCCAGTGCATAAAACGATTCGGGGAAGATCCTGAAATTGACTTATGGGTTTCTCCCCGACATTGCCATAAATTCTCTAATATTGAAGAAAAAACATCAAGATGATCAAATGCCTGGCTATTGATGACGATCCGCTTTTCCTGAAAATGCTCATGGTGCTGTTCAATGACATCAAGTCTGCAGAACTAATTGCCACCTACAACAATCCGGTAGAGGGTATGATGGCCACTGTGAAATCCAAACCAGATGTACTGCTGCTCGATTTGGAAATGCCCTATCTGGATGGATTTGAAGCACTGGAAACCCTGGATGTACCACCAAAGGTCATTGTGATCTCAGGACACCTGAACGAACCACGGAATACCGTGATTCCTATCAGCCGGTACATCAGCAAATCTGAGGTACAATCGGCTGTGATGCTGGAGGCAGCGATCAAAGAAGTGATGGGTGTATAAACTCCTCTTAACAAAAAAATCCCTCATCATTATCAGATGAGGGACTGCAAGCAAAGAGTTAGTATTTATTTTATAATAACCTAAAGGTAGAAAATCCTTTAGTGATTCAAAAATGAATGCCTGCCTATTCGCTAATGGCCATCAACAGATCACTCTGAGTGACAATGTGCACCACATTCTGATGGTCCCTTACCAGCAACGCTTTATTCTCTTTCTGAATCAATGAGGACAGCACATCGATGGTATTGTCCATCCCCACAAATTGGAACGGAGAATCCATAATGTCGCTGACCGGCTGATTTTTGATGTCCGGGTTTTGCAATAGACTCTTGAGGACATGGGTATCATTCAGACTGCCCACAAACTCATCGCCATCCACCACCGGCACCTGATCTATCCCGTATTGGTTCATGGTGAGAATGGCTTCTCCCACTTTCAGGTTTTTATCGATGGTCTTCAGGCCAGAACTTCCGTTACGGCTGCTGATGATATCCTTGGCCGTAGCAAACTTCCTGGTCTCCAGAAAACCATGATCCTTCATCCAGTTGTCGTTGTAAACCTTGCCCAGGTAACGTGTGCCATGGTCAGGCAACAGAATGACCATCACATCATCTTCTTTCAAGTGATCTCTGGCAAACTCCAGTGCTCCATGCACTGCAGAACCACAAGACCAGCCACAAAACAGGCCCTCTTCTCTGGCCAGCCTTCTGGCCATCACTGCTCCATCCTTATCTGTCACTTTCACGATGTGATCGATCATATCAAAATCCACATTCTTTGGCAGGATGTCCTCGCCAATCCCTTCGGTGAGATAAGGGTAGATTTCTTTTTCATCAAAAATGCCGGTCTCCTTATATTTCTTAAAAACCGAACCATAAGAATCAATGGCAACCGACACTACCTCCTTTTTCTGCTCTTTCAGGTATTTGGAAGTCCCGCAAATGGTTCCTCCGGTGCCCATTCCAGCTGCATAGTGGGTAATTTTTCCATCCGTGTCATTCCATATTTCAGGCCCGGTAGACTCGTAGTGCGCAAGTGTATTGGAGGGGTTGTCGTACTGATTGGGGTAAATCGAGTTCGGAATGTCCTCATTGAGTTTTTTGGCGACGGAGTAATATGACCTGGGATCATCCGGTGAGACGTTGGTGGGGCAAACGATCACCTCCGCGCCCACAGCCCGTAGGATGTCCATTTTTTCCTGCGACTGTTTATCAGCCAAGGTGAAAATACATTTGTAGCCTTTGGCCTGAGCCACCAGTGCCAGTCCCATCCCTGTATTGCCCGAAGTACCCTCGATGATGGTGCCACCAGGCTTTAGCTGCCCTGATTTCTCTGCATCCTCAATCATCTTGAGCGCAATCCTGTCTTTTACAGAATTGCCCGGATTAAAATATTCTACCTTCACCAGTATAGTCCCTTTGATGCCCTTATTCACCCGGTTGAGCTTCACAAGGGGCGTGTTCCCAATGGTTTCTATCAGCGTATTGTAGTATCGCATGTGTGTCTGTTGTTTATTTTGCGCAAATTTATGGAATAAGGAAACGCGCAGCCTGAAGTAAAAGATTCTTTTTCAAGAACTTTCAATCAAAACTGTCGTATGCTGGTTAATTCATATAGATATGACGAATAAAAAGGAACCCGTTCTCTCTGGAGAACTCAATGTACAACTCAGACACTTGCAACTCTCTGACTATCCCGAGCTGCGCGAAATCATGGAACTCGCCTATAAGGGGATCGATGAGCCCTATTGGGAAAGAATGGACATCAAGCGGTTGCTCAAGATTTTCCCGGAAGGGCAGCTCTGCGTAGAGGTAGATGGCAAAATGGTGGCTGCAGCGCTGGCCATCATAGTGGATTATAAGAAATTTGGTGACAACCATACTTATAAGCAAATCGTGGGCAATGACTCCTTCAGCACGCATGACGATGCTGGAAATGTGCTGTATGGGATAGACGTATTTGTGCATCCCGACTACCGCGGGCTCAGGCTGGGCCGTAGACTATATGATAGCCGAAAGGAGCTTTGCGAAAACCTGAACCTCAAGTCCATAGTAGCTGGCGGCCGCATCCCCAACTATGAGAAGTATGCCAAGGACATGACGCCCCGTCAATACATAGACGCGGTGAAGAACCGTGAAATCAATGACCCGATCTTGAACTTTCAGATTGGGAACGACTTTCACGTGAAGAAGATTCTCAAAAACTACCTGCCCGGAGATAGTAAATCCAAAGACTATGCTACCCTGCTGGAGTGGAACAATATCTATTACGCCGAGACGGAAAAGCTCATCAACGCTCCCAGAACCTACGTGCGTGTAGGTCTGGTGCAGTGGCAAATGCGTCCTTTCAAAGACCTGGAGTCACTCGTGGAGCAGATGGAGTACTTCATTGATGCGTTTGGCGATTACCAGTCAGATTTCATCCTTTTCCCGGAGCTCTTCAATGCTCCACTCATGGCGGAGTTTAACCACCTGGGAGAGCCGGAAGCCATCAGAGGTCTGGCCAAGTATACCCACGCTTTGCGCGAAAAGTTTACCGAGTTTGCCATCTCTTACAATGTGAACATCATCACAGGCTCCATGCCGGAGATAGAGAATGAAAAACTCTACAATGTCTCTTATCTCTGCCGACGTGATGGCTCATGGGACAGCTACAAGAAAATTCACATCACACCCTCAGAGCAAAACTCCTGGGGAATGACAGGCGGTGACAAAGTAAAGGTCTTCGATACAGATGCCGGAAAAATCGGAATCACCATTTGCTACGATTCGGAGTTTCCGGAAATCTCCAGGTTATATGCGGAGCAAGGCATGCAAATCCTGTTTGTACCCTTCCTTACAGACACACAGAATGGATACAACAGGGTGCGCTACTGTGCACAGGCCCGGGCGATAGAAAATGAGTGTTATGTGGCCATCGCGGGATGCGTGGGTAATTTGCCCAAGGTGAACAACATGGACATCCAATATGCCCAAAGTGCCATCTTCACTCCCTCTGACTTTGCGTTCCCCACCAATGCCATCAAGGCTGAAGCTACGCCAAACACCGAGATGACGGTGATTGGGGATCTGGATTTGGAGCTGCTCAAGGAGCTCCACGAGTTTGGCAGTGTAAGAAACCTAAAGGACAGAAGGCTTGATCTTTACAATATCAAACTCAAAAAGTAGGGAGAGCAAATACCTCATAAATGGTATTGTGATTGGCCCAGCTTTTGCCGACCTTAGTAAAACGATTGAGTAGCGTACATACTTCATCAATCCTCTTCAGATTACGCACCTTTTTGGTGCGTAATTTTTTTGTCTACCACAGGTGATGTACCTCCGGTCGGATGTATTCATCATAGATGTCTTTCACAGCTGTCATCTGCTCATCATCCAACGCTGGCAAATCACCCACCTTCAAATTGGAGATCACTTGCTCGGGTCTGCTGGCACCGGGTATCACCGTGCTCACTTCCGGAAATTGTAAAATCCACTTCAGGGCATATTGATACAGGGCCTCCTGCCCAAAAACAGACTTTAACTTACTGACCGCCTGAAGTCCCTGATCTAATGGCACGCCTGAAAAGGTCTCGCCCTTATCAAATACTTCACCATTTCTATTGAAAGCCCGGTGATCGTTTTTGTCAAACTCCCGATCGGCAGACATCTTGCCACTCAGCAGCCCACTGGCCAGCGGCACCCTGGCTATGATGCCAATATTGCGCTCACTCAATAGCTTAAAACAATCCTCGGCTGGCTTCTGGCGAAACATATTGAAGATGATCTGAACACTCTCCACCACATCGTAATCTGCAGCCATCCTCGCTTCCTTCACTTTCTCCACACTCACTCCAAAATGCCGCACCCGGCCTGAAGCCTTGATCTTCTCCAACCTGGCAAACACGTCATCAAATTGATAAACGGGTGTAGGAGGACAGTGAAGCTGCACCAGGTCCAGGTATTGAAGCCCGGTATTTTTCAATGCCTCGTCCACGAAAGCCTCCATGGCTTCTGGTGTATAAGCATCCGCCACGTGTGGGTTCAGCCTTCGGCCAATTTTGGTGGCTATGATCAGCTTATCCCGGTTTTCCTTGACAAACCCTGCCACGGCACGTTCGCTTTGCTGGTCATCATACACATCCGCAGTATCCAGAAAATTCACCCCGTTTTCTACAGCAGTGCTGATGATTCGTTCGGCAGCTTTTTCATCAAACTCACCACCCCAGCCACCTCCTACCTGCCAGGTGCCCAGTGAGATTTCTGAAATTTTGAGACCTGTTTTTCCTAAAATTCGATATTGCATGGGCCTTTGGTTTTAACGTATTGAATGAATAACTCCGAAAATTGTTCGTCGGCAATTTCTACCCTCCCTTCGAAAAATGAAAGTCTTGCGGGTTAAAGATTTCGGGGTTCAGGGATAGTTTACCTATTTTTAGCCTGCACCAACAATCCCTCATCCTCATGACCAAACGACTCGCCGTATTTTGTGGTTCCAGTACCGGAAAAAACATCAGCTATTCCCAGGCAGCCAGCGCCGTGGGTAAGCTTATGAGTGAGCAAGGAATAGGGGTGGTCTATGGAGGTGGTAAAATAGGCCTGATGGGAGTGGTGGCCGATGCTGCCCTGGCCCATGGTGGAGAAGTGATCGGGGTGATCCCCGAAAAGTTGATGACCAGGGAAGTAGGACATACGGGGCTTACAGAACTGCGCGTAGTAGCCACCATGCATGAGCGCAAGGCCATCATGGCAGAGCTATCAGATGGTTTTATCGCTCTCCCTGGTGGCATTGGCACCATCGAAGAAATCATAGAGGTATTCACCTGGCACCAGATCGGGTATCACAACAAGCGCTGTGGCTTCCTCAATACCGATGGCTACTATGATAAGCTGTTCGGCTTTATTGATCACATGGTGGAAGAAGGATTCCTGTCCGCCAAACAACGCAATGAACTCACCATCTCGGAAGACCCGGAGGAGCTGATCAGGTTAATGATCAAATAAAAGCCAAATGTTTCTCACGGTCCATATTCCCACATACCCCATCAATCAGCTCGTAGAAAGCATCACCTACTATTCTAACTATTCGGTGGAGCACTTTGCCGAGAGACTCTTGCCTGATGGACATGCGGACTTTATTGTGAACCTGACAGAGGCGCCCAAACATACCTTTGACAATACCACCCTCAAAGTCAATGATACATTCAAAAAAGGATGGCTCTCCGGGGCAAGAAAAAAATTACTGTCCATAGATGCCGGTGGCCAAAATGACAGCATGATGATCGTTCGCCTCAAATTCGGGGCCGCCTACAACATCTTCAAGATTCCACAGGAGGAACTCACCGATAAGGTCTATGAAGCAGATCTGATCCTTGGAAGCCCTTTTGAGGACCTTCGTACAAAAATCCTGGAAGCGCACTTTGTGGAGACCAAAATTCAGATCATGGAAGATTTTATCTTCGCGAGATGTGTGGGTGTAATTGATTTGCCTCCGGTAGTCACATTTGCCTTTCACCAATTGGTACACTCCCCCTCCAATACTTCTATTAAACTTCTCGCAGACCAGTCGGGCTACAGCCACAAGCATTTCATTAGTCTCTTCAAAAAACATGCAGGTATGTCACCAAAGGAGTTTCTGAAAGTAATGAGGTTTCAGCGGGTCATACGGGAAATCGAAACCTATGGCAGTATCGACTGGACCAGGCTGGCTCTCGATTGTGGCTACTATGACCAGGCACATTTCATCAAAGAATTCAAGAACTTCTCTGGCTTCAGCCCAGAGCAATATCTTTCTCAAAAAGGTGACTTCCTGAATTATATACCGGTTAGGTAAATTTTTTACAATACAGCCTTCTGGTGCCACTCTATATTTGAAATCAAAAAACGAAATGGAAGACATGATAATCAATCACTGGGCTGTGATAGTCGCCGCCCTAGCCAATTTAGTTGTAGGAGCCCTCTGGTATTCACCGGCCTTGTTTTACAAAGCCTGGAAATCAGAAAACCAACTGACAGACGATCAACTGAAGACCGTCAATCCCGTCAAATTGCATGGAATCTCCACACTTCTTTCGCTAATCATCTGCTACAATCTGGCCTTCTTCCTGGGTGATGCGAAAACAGACTGGGTATGGGGGACCACCGCCGGATTTTTAGCTGGTTTTGGCTGGGCAGCCATCATTTTTGCCATCATTGCCATGTATGAGTTCAAATCATGGCGATATATTTTAATCAACGGAGGGTATATTACTGTCTATTTTACTTTAATCGGATTTATCCTGGGCATATGGAGATGAGAAACCTAATCATACTTGGTTTACTGGGCCTGACGGCCTGTCAGTCCACCGAAAAAACGACTTCTAAGGAGACCTATCGCATTGTCTACAATGTATGGCACGATCGGGAGAACGATGATTACGAAGTATTCAGCATGAAACCCGATGGCACAGACCGTCAGAATATTTCCAACTGGGAAGGCGTGGACTGGGTGTATTACGCCTATGATGACAAAGTCTATTTCATCTCTGACCGGGATACCACCCACAGGATGTATTTTCTTTATGAAATGGATGCTTTCGGACAGAATGTGCGCAAAGTATCTGACCAAAGGCTCAACGATAGCTGGCTCAGCTCCAGAAAAAATGGTTCAGAACTGATCGTGGATCCCAGAGTACCTGGAGACAGTGCTTTTCACATCATTGACCTGAATGGAAAACTGGTATTCAAACTATACACTAACCTGGCCTATTACAACGACCCCTTCTTTTCGCCGGATGGCAGTGAAGTGGTCTTTCGTGGGGCTACAAAAAAATTCAAGAAGGAAAGTGGTTATCTGGATGAACTCTATATCATCGGGGCAAATGGAAGCGGCCTGAAAAAAATCACTGAGTACCCTAAGAATGACACCCTATCCGAGTGGTATCAATATCATGCCGGACCGCCCTTCTGGGAGCCAACTCGCAACATCATTACTTACAATTCTGTGCAGGACGGCTACAGCAGCCTCTTCATGACAGACCCTACCGGCAAAGAGCCCAAAAGAATCACCCCGGACACACTGTATGCAGCATGGCATGCCTGGTCTCCTGACGGGCAATGGATCACCTTTGATGGATACCCACGGGAATATGAAGGTGACAGGGATTTTGACATCTACCTGATGGAATACGAGACCGGCAACATCAGCAGGCTAACCTCAGACTCTACCTATCAACAAGGGCCGGTCTTTGTGAGGGTGAAGGAATAAAAGACAAGGCCTTGAACCAATGGAGTTCAAGGCCCCATTCCCTACCTCCAGGCAGTCAGGATCACACCCATCAATGTGAAGGTGATCACGAAATAGAAGGAGTTGATAAACCACAGCTTGAAGGAGCTTCTGGAAAACAGCGCATTCACCCCCATGGCCAGAGCCACCCAACCAAAGCCTGTCAGAAAGCCGTACAAAGCCCCTTCGCTCACGCTGGCTTCTCCGATGAACATCGCCAGGTTTATCGCCATAATCAACTCGAGCACAAAGGCTATCCCGTAGATTTTAACCATATTGGCTTCTTTGAGCTCTTCTTCGGTGAAGCCCATCTCGTCCATCCAGGTCTGCCCGAAAAGTGGGCCATACCAGATGCCGCCCACTACAAAAGTCATAACTGCTGATGCGATCACCGCCAGCCAGTTCAATGATGAAATATCCATAATTTCTAAGGTTAGTTGATGGAGAAATATAGCTATTCTATGTGAAAAAATTGAACTCTTTCATCACCGGTATTGTGAAGCCATAGGCCTGGCCTTTCCTGAAATACCTTACCTATTCAATCCTCCAATGGAACCGCCCGCTCGTACTCCTGCTCCCTGATGAGATAGGTAAAGTAGTGTTCCGGGTCTTCCGCATAGGACAGGTCATCGAGAATGTTTCCCGAGTGAGGACTCCAATATCCCCTTCCGGGGTTGAATACATGGTAAGTTACCATAGCACTATCGAAGATAATCCGCATTGAATCAGTTCGGATACCCTCATTTATGCCCAAAGGCTTACCTTCGAAAGTACCGATTTCAAAAAGAACACTTTCGCCACCATACCCGATCTCCACGGTTTCCTTAGATCTTCCGTACTTGAAATACTCCAAAGAGACATGATGATCAGTGATATTACGGATTTCGAAGGTCTGTACGTAGTTCTCCAACCTGTGGCAGGATGTGAGCAAAACAATTGAGAGCAATAATAAAAACACCTTCATATCTAATTGCAGTTTACTCCTGAATTGCTCTATTATTCGTTTTTTCAAACATAACTGACCCTGGTATAAAAACAAAATCAGACGGATCACCATTCCCTTACTGCCTTCCAGTCCACTTCGAATTTCCTGTTCACTTCTTCCAATAGAGCAGGATCAATCAATGGCTCCTCACCTACCCATCTGTCGGGAAGAAGGGCAGCACCATACAGCACCAGATGATAAAATGCCCAAACGGGCCGGTACAGGAGCCAGTGTTTCCACTTATGCTGATAATTGACCGGAACACGGCGTACCACTTTTCTGCAAAACGTGCGCAGTACTTTGAGCTGCTTTTCACTGAAAGAAGGATGAATGATCTTGTCCGTCACCTGGGGCGCAGGTACGCCCATAAAGCCTGCCAATGAGTTCAGAAATGCCTCCGGATTCGTTTTTAAATCGTCGTAAAACAACACCAAGGGCGGATCTATGCAGCATTCTGAGATCACCCGCAGCATTGGGGCATAGCACAGGTCTTTTTGTTTCCAGTACCCGGCATCATTTTCCAAATCCAAAAACGCTTCAAAACTTCCAAACCACCCGTTCTTCACATGTCGCTTGTACTGTGAAGCGATCCAGTCGGCATGCCGCCGCAGAAGGATAATCACCCGCGCCTGCGGATAGGTACTGGTGAACCAGCGCACCTCCTCTTCCAGCTGACGATCAAACTCCCGGGAAACCAGAACCTTCTCTGCACTTAGCCTGGGTATGATCGCCTTGGACTTACGGTAACTGTGGGTGGAAATATAATGCACACCCTGCAGTCGGGGGAAAACCGCCTGCTGTAGGTAAGTGGAGGCTACCTTACCCAACCCGACATGAAAGTAAATCTCCTGCTCAGTGTCCATCTAGCGAAATTAAGGTTTTGGTGCCAACTGACTTTTCTTCATTTTCCCAGATCAAGCAGAATTCCCGTGGGGAGATTGCAATAAAGGTGGATGGTGAGGTAGTGATCTGAAACCTTATACACCTCAATCTAATTGATTGGCTACTTACCCTTCATTTTCTTTGCTTGCCCCGGGCCGCGTAGGCAAAGAAAACAATTCGTTGATCCACATAAAGGCACCAACCTGGTCGGTCGCACGCAAAAAATCATTTTGACTTAACGAACTAGGTCTTTTTTAGAACTTTTGGAGTCAAAATGATTCACACTTGTCCCGGCCGGGCAAGGCTTGGATGCCCTGCCCGCCTTTACGCCCCTACTTTTCTGAATTCAAAGTGGATTAATTCAGTGTTGCAAAATATAGTTATATAGTGATACCCCCATAAATATTGTTTGATCCATTTTTCCAGCCACTCTTTGAGTAATGTTGCCGTAATATTTGAATAATGTTTTATTATTTTAGCCGATCACTCCATGTGGGTGCCCCATACATTTTGAAAAATTTGGATTCTACTACCGAAAACCTTGTGAGGAAGGGCAAAAATAACTGGAAAAATATCATTCTGATGATCGAGATCGGGCTGGTGATTGGGTTTCTGGCCATCGTAGTTCTCAACTACTTTTTCAGGTTTCTCCTCTGATCCTTCATACAGTTAATCACCAAAAAAGGATGCGTCATTTTTCACTTTCCAACCCCGAAGTTTGAGGGTTTAAATTAGATTTGCCGAATGGCAAGTGAAGTGCAGGCAGACTATCTCAACGAGCTCAATCCCCCCCAACGAGAAGGCGTAGTAAACACAGAAGGACCCACCATGCTGATAGCAGGCGCAGGATCGGGCAAAACGCGTGTACTCACCTATCGGATCGCGCACCTTATCCAGCATCACCATGTAGAGCCCTTTAGCATCATGGCGCTTACCTTTACCAACAAGGCCGCTAAGGAAATGCGCGAGCGTATTGAAAAAATCGTGGGCAATGAAGCGAGAAACCTCTACATGGGCACTTTTCACTCGGTGTTTGCCCGTATTCTTCGGTCTGAAGCTTCCAGACTTGGTTTTCCCAGCAACTTTACCATCTACGACACTGACGACTCCAAGACACTCATTCGGCAGATCGTAAAACAGATGAAACTGGACGACAAGCTCTACAAGGCCAATGTAGTGCTCAACAGGATCTCAGCAGCCAAAAACCGACTGGTTTCGTGGCAGGATTACCTCAACAACCCCATCTATGCACAGGATGACGCGGACAATATGCGCCCTGAAATGGGGAAACTCTATCAGACCTACGTGATGCGCTGCTTCAGCGCAGACGCCATGGA
The sequence above is drawn from the Marinoscillum sp. 108 genome and encodes:
- a CDS encoding DUF2141 domain-containing protein, producing MINILLIVLLLLTPNEVKLEISGIKKPIGNLLIAAYNTRENYLDESQMTQGYVIQVRESGTLTFMIDLPEGEYALAVMHDVNEDGKLNKNFFGIPTERYGFSNNARGTFGPPSFDDAKVFLGSGDTLRIALQ
- a CDS encoding acyl-CoA desaturase; protein product: MAVIITFFIAHWYLSLFFQTFFLHRYAAHKAFTMSPFMEKVFFVLTWLFQGSNYLSPYGYGVMHRMHHAFADTENDPHSPKYDETIFKMMWKTKSIYSDITNKKVDVDKRFTEGVPQWHAFDKFARSWVSRLFWATSYFMVYWFYADVWWLWLLLPAQWLLSPIHGAIINWFAHIYGYRNFEVGDTSKNFLPLDFLMMGESYHNNHHKHGSRPNFGGVRWHEIDPTYQVIKVLNAVGVIQVAKQKTVKLEKTEKKAAA
- a CDS encoding sigma-70 family RNA polymerase sigma factor — its product is MTHSANITLYQPLLQSIAFKMLGCMHDAEDMVQDAFLKYLAVDPKKIENTKAYLIRSVTNNCLNHLNSLKQKKKEYLESVKLPELFEKIDFSSLDFRQELDAMLSVLHKKLGPLERGLYLLREGFDFEYDELQQIFNKKKDHCRQMVCRAKEKLARETDKFTYSFDSEKYFSAFQKACSDGNFDDLINHLNDEQKEIK
- a CDS encoding pseudouridine synthase, producing MLEILYQDDHLVGINKPPGLLVHRSPIAKDAEEFAVQLLRDQLEMHVYPAHRLDRKTSGVLLFALEKDIHRALNLQFAEKTVSKTYYAIVRGFIPDAGTIDYPLKREDGKEQEAVTHFECVAKAELDVPFGKHATSRYSLVKVKPETGRMHQIRKHFAHILHPIIGDRPHGCNKQNKLFKEKWDLMEMMLHAHELTFIHPQSSLPVTIKAGFPDEFRRMMMLMEFEIPSA
- a CDS encoding LytTR family DNA-binding domain-containing protein, with protein sequence MIKCLAIDDDPLFLKMLMVLFNDIKSAELIATYNNPVEGMMATVKSKPDVLLLDLEMPYLDGFEALETLDVPPKVIVISGHLNEPRNTVIPISRYISKSEVQSAVMLEAAIKEVMGV
- a CDS encoding cystathionine beta-synthase, with protein sequence MRYYNTLIETIGNTPLVKLNRVNKGIKGTILVKVEYFNPGNSVKDRIALKMIEDAEKSGQLKPGGTIIEGTSGNTGMGLALVAQAKGYKCIFTLADKQSQEKMDILRAVGAEVIVCPTNVSPDDPRSYYSVAKKLNEDIPNSIYPNQYDNPSNTLAHYESTGPEIWNDTDGKITHYAAGMGTGGTICGTSKYLKEQKKEVVSVAIDSYGSVFKKYKETGIFDEKEIYPYLTEGIGEDILPKNVDFDMIDHIVKVTDKDGAVMARRLAREEGLFCGWSCGSAVHGALEFARDHLKEDDVMVILLPDHGTRYLGKVYNDNWMKDHGFLETRKFATAKDIISSRNGSSGLKTIDKNLKVGEAILTMNQYGIDQVPVVDGDEFVGSLNDTHVLKSLLQNPDIKNQPVSDIMDSPFQFVGMDNTIDVLSSLIQKENKALLVRDHQNVVHIVTQSDLLMAISE
- a CDS encoding bifunctional GNAT family N-acetyltransferase/carbon-nitrogen hydrolase family protein, with amino-acid sequence MTNKKEPVLSGELNVQLRHLQLSDYPELREIMELAYKGIDEPYWERMDIKRLLKIFPEGQLCVEVDGKMVAAALAIIVDYKKFGDNHTYKQIVGNDSFSTHDDAGNVLYGIDVFVHPDYRGLRLGRRLYDSRKELCENLNLKSIVAGGRIPNYEKYAKDMTPRQYIDAVKNREINDPILNFQIGNDFHVKKILKNYLPGDSKSKDYATLLEWNNIYYAETEKLINAPRTYVRVGLVQWQMRPFKDLESLVEQMEYFIDAFGDYQSDFILFPELFNAPLMAEFNHLGEPEAIRGLAKYTHALREKFTEFAISYNVNIITGSMPEIENEKLYNVSYLCRRDGSWDSYKKIHITPSEQNSWGMTGGDKVKVFDTDAGKIGITICYDSEFPEISRLYAEQGMQILFVPFLTDTQNGYNRVRYCAQARAIENECYVAIAGCVGNLPKVNNMDIQYAQSAIFTPSDFAFPTNAIKAEATPNTEMTVIGDLDLELLKELHEFGSVRNLKDRRLDLYNIKLKK